Proteins co-encoded in one candidate division KSB1 bacterium genomic window:
- a CDS encoding GHMP kinase: MVITQTPLRVSLAGGGTDLEAFWSMEPGAVTSLAIDKFVYVIVKERFDEKIYINYSRKEIVQSVDEIAHELVREAMRLTGVSGGVEITSLADVPSEGTGLGSSSSVTVGLLNAFYAFQGIQVSADQLARQACDIEIDILGKPIGKQDQYIAAHGGVRFLEFLPDGSVRVERLPVYNEKYRKLGSNLLLFFTGRTRRANQILAKQNENVRDNIVYLREIRNHAYMVRNAIIEGEFDAIGDILHRTWEMKKMLADGISYPEIDEMYECARRAGALGGKICGAGGGGFLLLYCPRAAQDAVRSALHGYRELPFMIESDGSKVIFNYRRYRWK, from the coding sequence ATGGTGATTACGCAGACCCCGCTTCGGGTCAGTCTCGCGGGCGGCGGTACGGACCTTGAGGCGTTCTGGAGCATGGAGCCCGGCGCCGTCACCTCGCTCGCCATCGACAAATTTGTGTATGTCATCGTCAAGGAACGCTTCGACGAGAAGATCTACATCAACTACTCGCGGAAAGAAATCGTGCAGAGCGTCGACGAGATCGCGCACGAACTTGTCCGGGAAGCCATGCGCCTCACGGGCGTCAGTGGCGGGGTCGAGATAACGTCTCTCGCAGACGTGCCCTCAGAGGGGACAGGACTGGGCTCGTCAAGTAGCGTGACCGTGGGCCTGCTCAACGCCTTCTACGCATTTCAGGGTATCCAGGTTAGTGCAGACCAACTGGCGCGGCAAGCGTGCGACATAGAAATCGACATTCTGGGCAAGCCGATAGGCAAACAGGATCAGTACATTGCGGCCCATGGGGGGGTGCGATTCCTCGAGTTTCTGCCGGACGGCAGCGTGCGGGTCGAGAGGCTTCCAGTGTACAACGAGAAGTATCGCAAGCTTGGTTCTAACCTTTTGCTGTTCTTTACCGGAAGGACGCGGCGTGCCAACCAGATCTTGGCCAAGCAGAACGAGAATGTGCGTGACAACATCGTTTATCTCAGGGAGATAAGGAACCATGCCTACATGGTGCGCAACGCCATCATCGAGGGGGAATTCGACGCCATAGGGGACATTCTCCATCGGACGTGGGAGATGAAGAAGATGCTAGCTGACGGAATCTCTTACCCGGAAATCGATGAAATGTACGAGTGTGCACGGCGGGCCGGTGCTCTTGGTGGCAAGATATGCGGCGCTGGCGGTGGCGGTTTTCTCCTGCTCTACTGCCCGCGCGCGGCCCAGGACGCAGTCCGCAGTGCACTCCACGGCTACCGCGAACTTCCCTTCATGATCGAGTCCGACGGCAGCAAGGTCATCTTCAACTATCGGCGCTACCGGTGGAAATAG
- a CDS encoding HAD-IIIA family hydrolase yields MQSIFGSYVASLKAELETIDYGRLHRVVEMLLRARDERRTVFVLGNGGSAATASHLACDLGKGTATEGAARFRVLSLCDNSSLLTALGNDHSFEQIFVEQLKGLLGDRDVVIVISASGNSPNVLRALEYARSRGAQTIGLLGFGGGEAAKMVDVALVSATRNYGIAEDLHLVLQHMLTQAIRKSASKRKVRVLFLDRDGVINVKPPEHDYVREWEAFRFYPGAPEALRTLSGMGYRLIVTTNQRGIARGLLTERALQEIHANMLDSLATHGVEMDAVYYCPHDEHHRCQCRKPAPGMFYRAQAEMPYAIDFENSIVVGDSASDVAAGESIGAKTALILNGSDGPSSQVTPTFVAKDLLELASVIAAVEPQTRQQPE; encoded by the coding sequence ATGCAGTCCATCTTTGGTAGTTATGTGGCCAGCCTCAAGGCGGAACTTGAAACCATTGACTATGGGCGCCTACATCGGGTAGTCGAAATGCTGCTCCGCGCGCGCGACGAGCGTCGCACGGTTTTTGTCCTCGGCAACGGAGGCAGCGCCGCCACGGCTTCGCATCTCGCCTGCGACCTGGGTAAGGGTACCGCTACCGAAGGGGCCGCAAGGTTTCGCGTGCTTTCTCTGTGTGACAACTCCTCTCTCCTTACGGCCCTTGGCAACGACCACTCATTCGAACAGATCTTCGTGGAGCAGCTGAAGGGACTGCTCGGGGATCGCGACGTGGTGATAGTGATTTCCGCCTCTGGCAATTCGCCCAATGTCCTTAGGGCGCTTGAGTATGCCAGGTCCCGGGGAGCGCAGACTATAGGGCTGTTGGGCTTTGGTGGCGGCGAAGCAGCCAAGATGGTGGACGTGGCGTTGGTCAGCGCTACTCGGAACTACGGTATCGCCGAAGATCTTCACCTTGTTCTACAGCACATGCTGACGCAAGCCATTCGCAAGTCGGCGTCGAAGCGTAAGGTCAGGGTCCTGTTCCTCGACCGCGATGGTGTTATCAACGTAAAGCCACCCGAACACGACTACGTGAGGGAGTGGGAAGCGTTCCGTTTCTACCCCGGCGCGCCGGAGGCGTTACGCACCCTCTCGGGCATGGGTTACCGGCTCATCGTCACCACCAACCAAAGGGGTATCGCTAGAGGGCTTTTGACCGAGCGCGCTCTCCAGGAGATCCATGCCAACATGCTCGATAGCCTTGCGACGCACGGCGTGGAGATGGACGCGGTGTACTATTGCCCGCATGATGAGCACCACCGCTGTCAGTGCCGTAAGCCGGCGCCGGGGATGTTCTACCGGGCGCAGGCTGAGATGCCATATGCCATCGACTTTGAGAACTCGATTGTCGTGGGAGACTCGGCTTCCGACGTCGCGGCAGGGGAAAGTATCGGCGCCAAGACAGCCCTCATTCTGAACGGGTCGGATGGTCCCTCTTCGCAGGTTACCCCCACTTTCGTAGCCAAAGACTTGCTGGAGCTCGCCAGCGTCATCGCAGCCGTTGAGCCTCAAACGCGACAACAACCTGAGTAG